Proteins from a single region of Sesamum indicum cultivar Zhongzhi No. 13 linkage group LG5, S_indicum_v1.0, whole genome shotgun sequence:
- the LOC105161882 gene encoding uncharacterized protein LOC105161882, translated as MAPPPSDPSNLEVIRRQKKGAPFKFLVPLIYAPVLPLIRLSLRHRPVLRDRLFTAVLAGAFAHGFYLVTDIYDAESK; from the exons ATGGCGCCGCCGCCCTCGGATCCATCGAACCT GGAAGTGATCAGGAGGCAGAAGAAAGGCGCTCCCTTTAAATTCTTGGTTCCTCTAATCTACGCTCCTGTTCTTCCCCTCA TTCGGCTTTCGCTCCGGCACAGGCCGGTCTTGAGGGACCGGTTGTTTACTGCAGTGTTGGCGGGAGCTTTCGCGCATGGGTTTTACTTGGT GACCGACATATACGATGCTGAGAGCAAGTGA